From the genome of Clostridium sp. BNL1100, one region includes:
- a CDS encoding DUF3168 domain-containing protein: MQDAETLVYQTLNTDETLKKLLGGIDVENGLFRIYNSPVAPNSDEYPRITLFEVVNTDEAVADDEATMSDVNVRVDIWTKDETTLFDITNRIKKILKTNLLCTVKLGAKIYEQDTEVYHKVVEVYLLLEQESEDNG; this comes from the coding sequence TTGCAGGATGCAGAGACATTGGTCTATCAGACATTAAACACAGATGAAACTTTAAAAAAATTACTAGGTGGTATAGACGTAGAAAATGGTTTGTTTAGAATATATAACAGTCCTGTAGCTCCAAACTCTGATGAATATCCCCGGATAACGCTATTTGAAGTTGTTAACACGGATGAAGCTGTCGCAGATGATGAAGCAACAATGTCTGATGTAAATGTCAGGGTAGATATCTGGACAAAAGATGAAACAACTCTGTTTGATATTACAAACAGGATTAAAAAAATACTAAAGACAAACCTCCTGTGTACGGTAAAACTTGGAGCTAAAATTTATGAGCAGGACACAGAGGTATATCACAAGGTAGTAGAGGTTTATTTATTATTAGAACAGGAGAGTGAAGATAATGGCTAA
- a CDS encoding head-tail connector protein: MILTLVEAKKYLKGDESDTSEDLDILSLITAAEEYLKNAGCKLPEGNELAKLAIKLLVVHWHENREPIGKADKLQYSLSNIILQLQFCYEEETII; this comes from the coding sequence ATGATACTGACATTAGTAGAAGCGAAAAAATATCTAAAGGGAGACGAAAGTGACACTTCAGAGGATTTGGACATTCTTTCACTTATTACTGCAGCTGAAGAATATTTGAAAAATGCAGGATGTAAGCTACCCGAAGGAAATGAACTTGCTAAACTTGCAATTAAGCTCCTTGTTGTTCACTGGCATGAAAATAGAGAGCCAATTGGAAAAGCAGATAAGCTGCAATATAGCCTATCAAATATAATTCTTCAGTTACAGTTCTGCTATGAAGAGGAGACAATAATATGA
- a CDS encoding phage head closure protein: protein MNPGELKHRIRIQKKTKSIDNKGHPVETWVDFGATQDRPEVFRWAKWVWLHGNEFYAAAAAMSKATANITIRYIPNLTPDMSVLYKGKRYGILPPIDNIREENKVITFKVYTIEAG, encoded by the coding sequence ATGAATCCAGGAGAATTAAAGCACCGTATCCGGATACAGAAGAAAACAAAAAGCATAGACAACAAAGGGCATCCTGTTGAAACTTGGGTTGATTTTGGTGCAACTCAAGATCGGCCAGAGGTGTTCCGCTGGGCTAAATGGGTTTGGTTGCACGGTAATGAATTTTACGCTGCGGCTGCGGCCATGTCAAAGGCTACGGCTAATATAACCATACGTTACATACCTAATTTAACGCCTGATATGTCCGTTTTGTACAAGGGTAAGCGTTACGGTATTTTACCGCCTATTGATAATATCAGAGAAGAAAATAAGGTAATAACATTTAAAGTCTACACTATTGAAGCGGGGTGA
- a CDS encoding HK97-gp10 family putative phage morphogenesis protein — protein sequence MSMNIGTHSGNNGFDISEFDIMINQLEKMGIDTAQIAENVLDAGSEPARQAFIRNMPPNSKRDKEHARDNVVVSKTRIARKTKNRYRLVGTLNRNFEYLYYVENGTTQAPPHPFIEKAYRAARDATVEPMKEAFNREFDKYMGG from the coding sequence ATGTCTATGAATATTGGAACTCATAGTGGTAACAACGGGTTTGATATATCGGAATTTGACATAATGATAAATCAACTTGAAAAAATGGGAATAGATACCGCACAGATAGCTGAAAACGTTCTTGATGCCGGGAGCGAACCTGCAAGGCAAGCATTTATACGAAATATGCCTCCAAACTCAAAAAGAGACAAGGAACATGCAAGGGATAATGTTGTTGTATCTAAAACCAGAATAGCGAGAAAAACAAAAAACAGATACCGCTTAGTCGGGACCTTAAACCGAAATTTTGAGTATCTGTATTATGTTGAAAACGGCACAACACAAGCCCCACCCCATCCTTTTATAGAAAAAGCATACCGAGCAGCTAGGGACGCAACAGTAGAACCGATGAAAGAAGCTTTTAACCGTGAATTTGACAAATATATGGGGGGATAA
- a CDS encoding phage tail domain-containing protein produces MYGISINGIHSSKIPTTWKTTKRPFMPEPKTYYESLPDTDSDFDFSEFNEDGRQHYNDRVFEGTLSVVGRDMQEIHILLTKIGRWLFGGWKTLEFDDMPGTVWTAKVENTEQVSYELARIGTASVYFRVKPFSKWFLDSAAGGVPLDTDKIDIDSEIPIDLDLNPTYTFTQGSQSVIVNNLGDWYTTPVLTITGSFTKLTIASGTKQYTYTGSIQTGDTLIIDCEKPMATKNGQNVMPFLSGNGLVFAPGSNELTITSDGTGQVTVTFDFKFINVAVINYA; encoded by the coding sequence TTGTATGGAATATCAATAAACGGTATACACAGTAGTAAAATACCAACAACATGGAAAACAACAAAGCGACCGTTTATGCCGGAGCCCAAAACCTACTATGAATCACTACCTGACACAGATAGTGATTTTGATTTTTCTGAGTTTAATGAGGATGGAAGACAACACTATAATGATAGGGTGTTTGAAGGGACATTATCCGTTGTAGGGAGGGATATGCAAGAAATACATATACTCCTTACCAAAATTGGACGTTGGCTGTTTGGAGGCTGGAAAACCCTTGAATTTGATGATATGCCCGGTACGGTCTGGACTGCTAAAGTAGAAAATACAGAACAGGTAAGCTATGAACTTGCCAGAATTGGAACAGCATCAGTCTATTTCAGGGTAAAACCTTTCTCAAAATGGTTCTTGGATTCAGCTGCCGGTGGTGTGCCTCTTGATACAGACAAGATAGATATAGACAGCGAAATACCAATTGACTTGGACTTGAATCCGACTTATACATTTACACAAGGTAGTCAAAGTGTAATAGTAAACAATTTGGGTGATTGGTACACTACCCCCGTTTTGACTATAACAGGAAGTTTTACAAAATTAACTATTGCATCTGGAACAAAGCAATACACATATACCGGTAGTATACAAACGGGAGACACATTAATAATAGACTGTGAAAAGCCTATGGCAACAAAAAACGGTCAAAATGTGATGCCTTTTTTATCAGGAAATGGCTTGGTATTTGCACCGGGTAGCAATGAACTGACAATAACCTCAGACGGTACAGGTCAGGTAACAGTAACCTTTGATTTTAAATTTATAAATGTGGCGGTGATAAACTATGCTTAA
- a CDS encoding phage portal protein, translated as MGFLKKAISKKDTYVNNEWSAELLKMLGIDAGYSNREKLGEITYFTCLKHLSECMGKLPIIQYREDPLKGKERIRGKPLHYLLNTEPNPYMTATTFWETVELNRNHFGNAFVYQEYYRAGRNAGQVKNLWLLPTNEVTVWVDNRGIFGIPKGIWYVWQDSRSGKSWKFNCDEILHYKSSLSWDGIVGLSIRDILILQIEQAMSAQKFLNKLYKTNMFGGKIMVQYTGDMDIKGESALVKKLESFSSNTGSGKFIPLPLGITATMLDMKLTDAQFFELNKYSALQIAAAFGIKPNILNNYDKSSYSNSETQQLDFYINSLLPNLKGYKEENTRKLLTTSELADSNTLEHDTRELFKLDPVNQMNRLQKGVNNFMITANEAREELGQPYSEEPVANMLIGNGNYIRLDQVGTQWRRGKNNDKSDTGNT; from the coding sequence GTGGGATTTTTAAAAAAAGCAATAAGCAAAAAAGATACATATGTAAATAATGAGTGGAGTGCCGAATTATTAAAAATGCTTGGTATAGATGCTGGCTATTCCAACAGAGAAAAACTCGGAGAGATAACATATTTTACATGCCTTAAGCACTTAAGCGAATGTATGGGTAAATTGCCAATAATTCAATACAGGGAAGATCCTCTAAAAGGGAAAGAACGTATTCGGGGAAAACCGCTACATTATTTGTTAAATACAGAGCCGAACCCATATATGACTGCTACAACTTTTTGGGAAACTGTTGAGCTCAATAGGAATCATTTTGGGAATGCATTTGTGTACCAGGAATATTACAGAGCAGGAAGAAATGCCGGGCAGGTAAAAAACTTATGGTTACTTCCAACAAATGAAGTCACGGTATGGGTTGATAACAGAGGCATATTTGGTATACCTAAGGGGATATGGTATGTGTGGCAAGACAGTAGGAGTGGCAAGTCTTGGAAATTTAATTGTGATGAAATATTACATTACAAAAGTTCACTAAGTTGGGACGGTATAGTCGGACTATCAATAAGAGACATTTTAATACTTCAAATAGAACAGGCTATGTCGGCACAGAAGTTCTTAAATAAACTATATAAGACAAATATGTTCGGTGGAAAGATAATGGTCCAGTATACCGGTGATATGGACATAAAAGGCGAAAGTGCATTGGTAAAAAAACTTGAATCATTCTCTTCTAATACTGGTTCGGGTAAGTTTATACCTTTGCCACTTGGCATAACGGCAACAATGCTGGACATGAAACTCACGGATGCACAGTTTTTTGAATTAAACAAATATAGTGCGTTACAGATTGCAGCCGCATTTGGAATCAAGCCCAACATACTTAATAATTATGACAAGTCTAGTTACAGCAACAGCGAAACCCAGCAACTTGACTTTTATATTAACAGCCTTTTACCGAACCTGAAAGGATATAAAGAAGAAAATACAAGGAAGCTCCTTACAACATCAGAACTGGCAGACAGTAACACACTAGAACATGATACCAGGGAGTTATTCAAACTTGATCCTGTAAATCAAATGAATAGGCTACAAAAAGGTGTTAATAATTTTATGATTACAGCCAACGAAGCAAGAGAAGAACTTGGTCAACCATACAGCGAGGAACCCGTTGCAAACATGCTTATTGGAAATGGCAACTACATAAGACTTGATCAGGTTGGAACACAATGGAGAAGGGGGAAAAACAATGATAAAAGTGACACAGGAAATACCTGA
- a CDS encoding head maturation protease, ClpP-related, producing MPKLELLNKDKRTGKEKVCGNLEIKNQSNDLSELFIYGDIMNYKWDESDVIPQDIADFLKELDGKSKLNIYINSGGGSVFAGLAIYNQLKRHTAEKTVYVDGVAASIASVIAMCGQRLIIPSNAFLMIHKAWSLSVGNANDFRKAAEDLERIDEGILNIYKENLADGVDIETIKELVNSETWLTGEEASKYFNIEVVEESKAAACASDYFSKYKNSPKVFNTQQKHNQREEIEKQKLLLEIDLI from the coding sequence ATGCCCAAACTGGAATTATTGAATAAGGATAAAAGAACCGGAAAGGAAAAAGTATGTGGGAACCTTGAAATCAAGAATCAGAGTAATGACCTCTCTGAACTTTTTATTTATGGGGATATCATGAACTATAAATGGGATGAATCAGATGTTATACCACAGGACATAGCAGACTTTCTCAAAGAACTGGATGGGAAATCAAAACTGAATATATATATAAATTCGGGTGGCGGTTCAGTATTTGCCGGATTAGCCATATACAATCAATTAAAAAGGCATACAGCTGAAAAAACGGTATATGTAGATGGTGTAGCAGCCAGTATAGCATCTGTAATAGCAATGTGTGGGCAAAGGCTTATAATTCCTTCAAATGCTTTTCTTATGATTCATAAAGCATGGTCATTATCGGTGGGTAATGCAAATGATTTCAGGAAAGCTGCAGAAGATCTTGAACGCATTGACGAAGGGATTCTAAATATTTACAAAGAAAACCTTGCTGATGGGGTAGACATAGAAACTATAAAAGAATTGGTCAACTCTGAAACATGGCTTACGGGTGAAGAGGCTTCAAAATACTTTAATATTGAGGTGGTGGAGGAAAGCAAAGCTGCTGCTTGCGCATCGGATTACTTCAGTAAGTACAAAAATTCTCCTAAAGTATTTAACACACAACAAAAACATAACCAAAGAGAAGAAATTGAAAAACAAAAACTATTGTTAGAAATAGACCTGATATAG
- a CDS encoding major tail protein yields the protein MAKVGLKDAYYAIMTKDEIGSITYDVPVRLKNIQQAQVNPKVNTAQAPGDDVIAESVTQCIGADVTVQRLEFTPVEEKILLGRVEDADGGIYGGTTDNPPYVAFGYKRTFVNQSEGLYTWILKTKFAPSNMTADTKPVDGVTMQYDSMTASALTRQADGQWIYSRKSSDPNFGATFFSKATLERLANAVNQTYGQPATVSAVATLPETGTPGVIYHLTTDDTHHYWDGSKFVEI from the coding sequence ATGGCTAAAGTAGGCTTAAAGGATGCATATTATGCAATCATGACTAAAGATGAAATTGGTTCAATTACATACGATGTGCCTGTAAGATTAAAAAACATACAACAGGCACAAGTAAATCCAAAGGTAAATACGGCACAGGCTCCGGGTGATGATGTAATTGCAGAAAGTGTTACCCAATGCATCGGAGCAGATGTAACAGTACAAAGACTTGAATTTACACCGGTAGAAGAAAAAATACTATTGGGGCGTGTAGAAGATGCTGACGGAGGTATTTATGGAGGCACAACAGACAATCCCCCGTATGTCGCATTTGGATACAAGAGAACGTTTGTAAACCAATCAGAAGGGTTATATACTTGGATATTAAAAACTAAATTTGCACCGTCAAACATGACAGCAGATACTAAACCGGTAGACGGGGTTACTATGCAGTATGATAGCATGACAGCATCGGCACTTACAAGACAGGCTGACGGTCAATGGATATATTCCAGAAAATCATCTGATCCGAATTTTGGGGCAACTTTTTTCAGTAAGGCTACACTGGAAAGACTTGCAAATGCAGTAAATCAAACATATGGGCAACCTGCAACAGTATCAGCAGTTGCAACATTACCCGAAACGGGAACACCCGGAGTTATCTATCATCTTACAACGGATGATACACATCATTACTGGGATGGCTCAAAGTTTGTTGAAATATAA
- a CDS encoding tape measure protein: MAKNPNISIGFSSNKFAQEVNSMVAPLKNVKKEFEKTNLAIEATGDKFALAANKLKGYEAETKILKAATSAMKKGLDDAVNTQSKLTAKVEAAKQAYQNAANAEIKSTEEVKKLKQQYDDLVSRLSKADKAVANWKNKILDSQIAENKLKVAVSQTCAEIDKLNNQQARNIKSTQNVTTASGQLLNIYTLIKGLAIGYAGKTLYEALIGDNAKFEQNMTAFEVLLGGAEKAQKEMERLTQFAAVTPFTLPQTVDTEKRLLAYGVDIKNVAGVMQMLGDISMGIPEKLDMISLAYGQVVTNQKLYGTELRQFAENGVPLLDALAKMYGKTTAEMRKMIENGQISADAVTAALQGMTAEGGKFHGMMDKQSKTMSGMWSTLKDDISMFARDVGSEGFEYLKGELSSLLDTINEMSANGQLDKMAEDWGRNIATFIEYVAKAVEILWEMKDVLIAVGAAMAITSVINAAAGAFNVLKSTVLAVKAGFDAAKVSNDVLNASLIKSPWGLVAAAIGIVGGALVTYALTASKAESEADKLAKKTADLKSEYESNIQSIDRQTKSSMGEIAMSQRLAKELEGLSGKTNKTTTEKNRMGQIVDQLNQKIPNLALALNSETGELNKQIGVVYNAIDAYKQLLFVKAADKKASAAAENILNMQDQKTAIEKSIKNNQNALNEANKKISSSMTDVFGKSTLESVTKSFKNESKINGILIERKNLQSQLDNVNKSIADSEKAISDSQKMAQDYAKKYGNNNPNTNNNNNKEPPPLLNGKNNDKDAERARKEAIQREFETLKFNLDMGYITEATYYKKLAVLRDKYYKSGSSEWQQYTLEIKQYNDKAKENALQAQKEEYQERLKNSEQWISAQKNYGKLSAEQEVASYEKIRAYTKEYYNKKVINYKDYLEQLKSLDQTEFNIRKQALQDEISSEVDAQKKILDSRKEAIEKEADYDKKKYDARKKQIEAEYDLIEQNEKKADRNTELADLARQEQIFRAAVTTEGKNRLKEIHDKIADLNKEAAKEQRDVEKKGKLDALEEHQTQTEEARKARLDAISDEYTRLDEKQKDLLKNIGDYAASAAGKIEEATAKVKALIDAVTHINPSSTLTGQQVPTVRKTVINQTNNNNIYDSVSANVFGSMLTSGLRGMAT, from the coding sequence TTGGCAAAGAACCCGAATATAAGTATTGGTTTTAGTAGCAATAAATTTGCACAAGAAGTAAACAGCATGGTTGCTCCACTAAAAAATGTCAAAAAAGAATTTGAAAAAACAAACTTGGCAATAGAGGCTACAGGAGATAAATTTGCACTTGCAGCAAATAAATTAAAGGGTTATGAGGCAGAGACAAAAATATTAAAGGCTGCAACCTCGGCAATGAAAAAAGGCTTAGACGATGCGGTTAATACACAGTCTAAGCTTACTGCAAAGGTTGAAGCTGCTAAACAGGCTTACCAAAATGCAGCAAATGCAGAAATTAAGTCCACAGAAGAGGTAAAAAAGCTCAAGCAGCAATATGATGATTTAGTTTCAAGGCTATCAAAGGCTGATAAAGCCGTTGCAAATTGGAAAAACAAAATACTTGATAGTCAGATAGCTGAAAATAAACTCAAAGTTGCAGTATCTCAAACCTGTGCGGAAATCGACAAGCTGAATAACCAACAGGCCAGAAATATAAAGAGTACCCAAAATGTAACTACTGCATCAGGGCAACTGCTTAATATATACACTCTCATAAAAGGGTTAGCAATAGGATATGCAGGAAAAACCTTATACGAAGCACTTATAGGTGATAATGCAAAGTTTGAGCAGAACATGACCGCCTTTGAAGTACTTTTGGGCGGTGCCGAAAAAGCTCAGAAGGAAATGGAGAGGTTAACCCAATTTGCAGCAGTAACACCTTTTACATTGCCACAAACCGTGGATACAGAAAAACGGCTACTTGCCTATGGTGTAGATATAAAAAATGTTGCCGGGGTTATGCAAATGTTGGGCGACATATCTATGGGAATCCCGGAAAAGTTGGATATGATATCCCTTGCCTACGGTCAGGTAGTTACTAATCAAAAACTTTATGGTACAGAACTTAGGCAGTTTGCTGAAAACGGTGTTCCACTCTTGGATGCGTTGGCAAAAATGTACGGTAAGACAACTGCCGAAATGCGAAAAATGATTGAAAACGGACAAATTAGTGCCGATGCCGTAACAGCAGCATTACAGGGCATGACAGCCGAAGGCGGCAAGTTCCACGGAATGATGGATAAACAAAGTAAGACCATGAGTGGTATGTGGTCAACGCTCAAAGACGATATAAGCATGTTTGCAAGGGATGTTGGGTCGGAAGGCTTTGAATACCTTAAAGGTGAGTTAAGCTCGCTACTGGATACAATAAATGAAATGTCAGCAAACGGACAGCTTGACAAAATGGCAGAGGATTGGGGCCGTAATATAGCTACGTTTATTGAATATGTGGCAAAAGCAGTAGAAATCCTGTGGGAAATGAAAGACGTACTTATAGCGGTAGGTGCTGCAATGGCAATAACATCAGTTATAAATGCTGCAGCCGGAGCGTTTAACGTGCTTAAATCTACAGTATTAGCAGTAAAAGCCGGGTTTGATGCTGCAAAGGTATCCAATGACGTGTTAAATGCAAGCCTTATAAAATCACCTTGGGGCTTAGTAGCAGCTGCAATCGGTATTGTGGGCGGGGCTTTAGTAACATATGCATTAACTGCAAGCAAAGCAGAATCAGAAGCAGATAAACTTGCAAAAAAGACAGCTGATTTAAAATCTGAGTACGAAAGCAATATACAGTCAATAGATAGGCAAACAAAATCGTCTATGGGCGAAATAGCCATGTCTCAAAGGTTGGCAAAGGAGCTTGAAGGGCTTAGTGGCAAAACCAATAAAACAACTACCGAAAAAAACCGCATGGGCCAGATTGTAGACCAATTAAATCAAAAAATACCCAATCTGGCATTAGCATTAAACAGTGAAACAGGCGAGTTAAACAAGCAAATAGGTGTTGTATACAATGCCATAGATGCATATAAACAGCTTTTATTCGTAAAGGCTGCTGATAAAAAGGCTAGTGCTGCAGCTGAAAACATCTTAAATATGCAAGACCAAAAAACAGCAATAGAAAAATCAATAAAGAATAATCAAAATGCTCTTAACGAAGCAAATAAAAAAATATCATCAAGTATGACGGATGTATTCGGGAAAAGTACTCTTGAATCAGTAACAAAGTCATTTAAAAATGAAAGTAAAATAAATGGAATATTAATCGAAAGAAAAAACTTGCAAAGTCAGCTTGATAACGTAAATAAAAGCATAGCGGATTCAGAGAAAGCTATTTCAGATTCGCAGAAAATGGCACAGGACTATGCGAAAAAGTACGGAAACAATAACCCCAACACGAACAACAATAATAATAAGGAACCTCCTCCACTCCTAAACGGAAAAAACAATGACAAAGATGCTGAACGAGCCAGAAAAGAAGCAATACAACGGGAATTTGAAACACTTAAATTTAACCTTGATATGGGGTACATAACCGAAGCCACATACTATAAAAAGCTTGCAGTACTCCGGGATAAATATTATAAATCAGGATCGTCTGAATGGCAACAGTATACCCTTGAAATAAAGCAGTATAACGACAAGGCAAAGGAAAATGCACTGCAAGCTCAAAAAGAGGAGTACCAGGAGAGACTAAAAAACTCTGAACAGTGGATATCGGCACAGAAAAACTACGGGAAACTGTCAGCAGAGCAGGAAGTAGCATCCTACGAAAAAATTAGAGCCTATACAAAAGAATATTACAATAAAAAAGTAATCAACTATAAGGACTATCTGGAACAGCTTAAATCTCTTGACCAGACCGAATTTAATATACGAAAGCAAGCCCTGCAAGATGAAATTTCTTCCGAAGTAGATGCACAAAAGAAAATACTGGACAGCCGGAAAGAAGCGATTGAAAAAGAAGCCGACTATGATAAGAAAAAATACGATGCCCGGAAAAAACAGATTGAAGCTGAATATGACCTGATAGAGCAAAATGAAAAGAAAGCGGACAGGAACACAGAACTTGCAGACCTTGCAAGGCAGGAGCAAATATTCAGAGCTGCAGTTACCACAGAGGGCAAGAACCGGCTAAAAGAAATACATGACAAAATTGCTGACCTCAACAAAGAAGCTGCAAAAGAACAAAGAGACGTTGAGAAGAAAGGTAAGCTTGATGCTTTAGAGGAACATCAGACACAAACAGAAGAAGCAAGGAAAGCCCGTCTTGATGCAATAAGTGACGAGTACACAAGGCTTGACGAGAAGCAAAAGGATCTACTAAAAAATATAGGTGATTATGCAGCGTCAGCAGCAGGAAAAATTGAAGAGGCAACCGCAAAGGTTAAAGCCTTGATTGATGCTGTAACACATATTAATCCAAGTAGCACATTAACAGGGCAGCAAGTACCGACAGTCAGAAAAACAGTAATAAATCAAACTAATAATAACAATATATATGACTCTGTAAGTGCAAATGTTTTTGGAAGCATGCTTACGTCTGGACTGCGTGGGATGGCAACATAA
- a CDS encoding phage major capsid protein, protein MTREERELRAQLAQLKNEARTLVDEGKIKEAQAKADEAKSIQAKIDLIRDIESIEDSAGNPINGEEKDKAEEEKQYKAAFCKALRGKNLTEAEASMLDSKAALSEGTAADGGLIVPQDIQTKINEYKRTLIDLSQLATIEGVTTLSGSRVLEKLATMTPFENITDDTADIDEMVNPQFEQVTYSIKKYAGWLPIPNDLLKDTDQNILAYLTRWIGKKSIVTNSTLFMAILNALNEVTLADWKAIKKALNVTLDPMHATSAVILTNQDGFQYLDTLVDGQGRPLLKDDITQPSGKILFGKQVKVAPNSQLPTTGTTTKYAPMFIGDTKETVIKFDRQQYEIASTNVGGTAFRKDRTELRVIEREQYKAWDTAATVRGKIDVTAIV, encoded by the coding sequence ATGACCAGAGAAGAAAGAGAATTAAGAGCGCAGCTGGCACAACTAAAAAACGAAGCAAGAACTCTTGTAGACGAGGGGAAAATTAAAGAAGCTCAAGCGAAAGCAGATGAAGCAAAATCAATTCAGGCAAAAATTGATTTGATAAGGGATATAGAATCAATTGAAGATTCTGCTGGGAACCCAATTAATGGAGAAGAAAAGGATAAAGCAGAAGAAGAAAAGCAATATAAAGCTGCATTTTGTAAAGCACTGAGAGGTAAAAACCTTACCGAGGCCGAAGCATCTATGCTTGATTCTAAAGCTGCATTGAGTGAAGGGACCGCTGCTGACGGAGGATTAATTGTTCCTCAGGACATTCAGACAAAGATTAATGAGTATAAAAGGACTCTTATTGACCTATCTCAATTAGCTACAATTGAAGGAGTTACTACATTATCAGGCAGTAGGGTACTTGAAAAACTTGCCACAATGACACCATTTGAGAATATCACAGACGATACTGCAGATATAGATGAAATGGTAAACCCTCAATTTGAGCAGGTTACATATTCCATTAAAAAATATGCAGGTTGGTTGCCAATACCTAATGATTTATTAAAAGATACCGATCAAAACATACTAGCCTACTTGACAAGATGGATTGGGAAAAAATCCATAGTAACAAATAGCACACTATTTATGGCTATCTTGAATGCATTAAATGAGGTTACGCTTGCTGATTGGAAAGCAATCAAGAAAGCATTGAATGTTACATTGGACCCTATGCATGCAACTTCGGCAGTTATTCTTACAAACCAGGATGGGTTTCAGTATCTGGATACATTGGTTGATGGACAAGGAAGGCCGCTTCTCAAAGACGATATAACTCAGCCTTCGGGGAAAATACTCTTTGGCAAGCAAGTAAAAGTTGCCCCAAATAGCCAACTCCCAACTACCGGGACAACTACCAAATACGCACCAATGTTTATAGGAGACACTAAAGAAACTGTTATCAAATTCGACAGACAGCAGTACGAAATAGCCTCAACAAACGTTGGAGGAACTGCCTTCAGAAAGGACAGAACCGAATTAAGAGTAATCGAAAGGGAACAGTACAAAGCTTGGGATACAGCAGCTACTGTAAGAGGTAAAATCGATGTTACTGCAATAGTTTAG